Proteins found in one Fulvitalea axinellae genomic segment:
- the purU gene encoding formyltetrahydrofolate deformylase translates to MVISEKNTERNILLIDCLDAKGLVPKATNVIFKHGLNIERNQEFVDQADEHFFMRSEIVGTADRELLLADLAEAMPQDANIRLKEKRKKRIVILATKEYHCLGDLLTRHQFGDLNAEILAVVSNHEHLRDYCEKFGIPYHYVPTQGIGREEHERAVLDTLEAYDFEYLVLAKYMRILSSEFIRHFEHRIVNIHHSFLPAFIGANPYRQAYDRGVKIIGATAHIVTDDLDEGPIIYQDVTPVDHSFSPKEMARAGRDVEKIVLAKALKIVFEDRCFISGNKTIIMR, encoded by the coding sequence ATGGTTATCTCCGAAAAAAACACCGAACGTAACATTCTGCTAATAGACTGCCTTGACGCAAAAGGCCTAGTACCCAAAGCCACAAACGTTATATTCAAACACGGACTAAACATCGAGCGCAACCAAGAATTCGTTGACCAAGCCGACGAGCACTTTTTCATGAGATCCGAGATCGTCGGGACGGCGGACAGGGAGCTGCTGCTCGCCGACTTGGCCGAAGCCATGCCCCAAGACGCCAACATCCGGCTTAAGGAAAAAAGGAAAAAACGCATCGTCATCCTGGCCACCAAAGAGTACCACTGCCTCGGCGACTTGCTTACCCGACACCAATTCGGCGACTTGAATGCGGAAATCCTCGCCGTTGTCAGTAACCACGAGCACCTGCGCGACTATTGCGAAAAGTTCGGGATACCTTACCACTACGTGCCCACGCAGGGAATCGGCAGGGAAGAGCACGAGCGGGCGGTGCTTGACACGCTCGAAGCCTATGACTTCGAATACTTGGTATTGGCCAAATACATGCGGATCCTTTCCTCGGAGTTTATCCGCCACTTCGAACACCGCATCGTAAACATCCATCACTCGTTTTTGCCCGCCTTTATCGGCGCCAATCCCTATAGGCAGGCCTACGACAGGGGCGTGAAAATTATCGGCGCCACGGCGCATATCGTCACCGACGACCTTGACGAAGGGCCGATCATATACCAAGACGTAACGCCCGTCGACCACAGTTTCAGCCCGAAAGAAATGGCCAGAGCCGGCCGCGACGTCGAGAAAATCGTATTGGCCAAGGCCTTGAAGATCGTATTCGAGGACAGATGCTTTATCAGCGGTAACAAGACCATCATTATGCGTTAG
- the pruA gene encoding L-glutamate gamma-semialdehyde dehydrogenase, with protein sequence MAKGFFQVPEAVNEPVLSYAPGTPERKALKEALEEARSKQIDVPMYIGGNEVFTEDKRPMSPPHDHQHILGHYSYGDASHVEDAIKAALGAKSYWEELSWEHRASVFLKAADLIAGPYRAKINAATMLGQSKNAFQAEIDSACELVDFLRFNVKFMTEIYSEQPQSSPGVWNRLEQRPLEGFVFALTPFNFTAIAGNLPAAPALMGNTVVWKPSNTQVYSANVIMEVFREAGVPDGVINLVYTSGPVAGDVIFEHPDFAGIHFTGSTGVFQTIWKKIGENIHKYKSYPRIVGETGGKDFIIAHPSAGAKAVATGITRGAFEFQGQKCSAASRAYIPRSMWPEVEAFVKEDLASIRMGGTEDFTNFVNAVIDEKSFDKIAGYIEEAKNSNVAKVIAGGNCDKSKGYFVEPTVILTEDPMFTTMREEIFGPVITVYVYDDARFEEALELVDETSPYALTGAIFSKDRYAAEQATNKLRNAAGNFYINDKPTGAVVGQQPFGGGRASGTNDKAGSGLNLLRWVSPRTIKETFVSPTDYRYPFLGEDK encoded by the coding sequence ATGGCAAAAGGTTTTTTTCAGGTTCCTGAGGCTGTTAACGAGCCGGTATTGAGCTACGCTCCGGGAACTCCCGAAAGAAAAGCGCTTAAAGAAGCTTTGGAAGAAGCGCGTTCGAAGCAGATCGACGTGCCGATGTACATCGGCGGTAACGAGGTGTTTACGGAAGACAAGCGTCCGATGTCGCCTCCGCATGACCACCAGCATATTCTGGGGCATTACTCATACGGGGACGCCTCGCACGTAGAGGACGCCATCAAGGCCGCTTTGGGAGCCAAAAGCTACTGGGAAGAGCTTTCTTGGGAGCATCGCGCCAGCGTATTCTTGAAGGCCGCCGACCTGATCGCTGGCCCTTACCGCGCCAAAATCAACGCGGCCACAATGCTTGGCCAGTCGAAGAACGCCTTCCAGGCTGAGATCGACTCGGCTTGCGAGCTTGTGGACTTTTTGCGTTTCAACGTCAAGTTCATGACGGAAATCTATTCGGAGCAGCCTCAGTCTTCGCCGGGCGTATGGAACCGCTTGGAGCAACGTCCTTTGGAAGGCTTCGTTTTCGCCCTGACTCCGTTCAACTTCACCGCCATCGCCGGTAACTTGCCTGCGGCCCCTGCCCTTATGGGTAACACCGTAGTGTGGAAACCTTCGAACACGCAGGTGTATTCGGCTAACGTTATCATGGAAGTGTTCCGCGAAGCGGGAGTGCCGGACGGCGTTATCAACCTCGTTTACACTTCGGGCCCTGTGGCTGGCGACGTGATTTTCGAGCATCCTGACTTTGCCGGTATCCACTTTACAGGAAGTACTGGCGTATTCCAGACTATCTGGAAGAAGATCGGGGAGAACATCCACAAGTACAAGAGTTACCCTCGCATCGTAGGCGAAACTGGCGGAAAGGACTTTATCATCGCCCACCCGTCGGCTGGCGCTAAGGCTGTGGCTACTGGCATCACCCGCGGAGCCTTCGAATTCCAAGGACAGAAATGTTCTGCCGCTTCGCGCGCATACATTCCGCGTTCTATGTGGCCTGAGGTTGAGGCTTTCGTTAAGGAAGACTTGGCTTCGATCCGTATGGGCGGTACCGAGGACTTCACCAACTTTGTCAACGCCGTTATCGACGAGAAGTCTTTCGACAAGATCGCCGGATACATCGAAGAGGCTAAGAACAGCAACGTGGCCAAGGTTATCGCCGGAGGCAACTGCGACAAGTCGAAGGGGTACTTCGTTGAGCCTACCGTTATCTTGACCGAAGATCCGATGTTCACTACCATGCGCGAAGAGATCTTCGGGCCGGTGATCACCGTTTACGTATACGACGACGCCCGCTTCGAAGAGGCTTTGGAGCTTGTTGACGAGACTTCTCCTTACGCTCTTACCGGCGCGATCTTCTCAAAAGACCGCTACGCCGCCGAGCAAGCCACTAATAAACTCCGCAACGCGGCCGGTAACTTCTATATCAACGACAAGCCGACTGGCGCCGTTGTTGGTCAGCAGCCGTTTGGTGGAGGTCGCGCGTCGGGTACAAACGATAAGGCCGGTTCTGGTTTGAACTTGCTCCGTTGGGTGTCTCCGCGTACTATCAAGGAGACTTTCGTGTCGCCGACAGACTACCGCTACCCATTCTTGGGCGAAGACAAATAA
- a CDS encoding prolipoprotein diacylglyceryl transferase — translation MHAILDYVLWYPSPEIFPGTSIPVRWYGLLFACAFIFGQMVLTRTFKGEGKDEGQVDRLVVYIITATILGARLGHVFFYEPAKYLANPIDIIKIWEGGLASHGAAFAIIITVWLYCNFKFDISLTKFNVKKQKREGQSFFWVIDRLVISVALAGAFIRMGNFMNSEIIGKPTDSESGVVFAHDPVRVIERNFPSVEKVSFEKNPDGADIEGSVPLKMTLEFKKNAANKQTAERLLSNNLGRLLKNYPAVTDHVFIPADQKLKLDISQKRGIVTAVAYVRGIPRYPSQLFEAASCVLIFLILYLIWNKYRQNTPQGLLFGIFLVSVFGLRFLYEFFKENQVSFEDQMTYNMGQLLSVPLLAIGFIMIFYSLTKKRNIE, via the coding sequence ATGCACGCTATCCTAGATTACGTATTATGGTACCCCAGTCCGGAAATTTTTCCCGGCACCTCCATTCCGGTCCGCTGGTACGGTTTACTTTTCGCCTGCGCCTTTATTTTCGGGCAGATGGTTTTGACCCGCACGTTCAAGGGCGAAGGCAAAGACGAAGGTCAAGTCGACCGCCTTGTTGTTTACATCATTACGGCCACCATCTTGGGCGCCCGCCTCGGTCACGTATTTTTCTATGAGCCTGCCAAATACTTGGCAAACCCTATTGACATTATCAAAATCTGGGAAGGTGGACTGGCCAGCCACGGGGCAGCTTTTGCTATTATCATCACGGTATGGCTGTACTGCAACTTCAAGTTCGACATCAGCTTGACAAAATTCAATGTCAAAAAGCAGAAACGTGAAGGCCAGAGCTTCTTCTGGGTAATCGACAGGTTGGTGATCTCCGTGGCTTTGGCCGGAGCGTTTATCAGGATGGGCAACTTCATGAATTCCGAAATCATTGGTAAACCCACCGATTCGGAATCCGGTGTGGTCTTCGCCCATGACCCTGTAAGGGTTATTGAACGTAACTTCCCATCCGTCGAAAAGGTCAGTTTCGAAAAAAATCCTGACGGAGCGGATATCGAAGGCTCGGTGCCGTTGAAAATGACACTGGAATTCAAAAAGAACGCCGCCAATAAGCAGACGGCGGAAAGGCTTCTTTCGAATAATCTTGGTCGCTTGCTCAAAAACTACCCTGCGGTAACCGACCATGTTTTCATCCCCGCAGATCAAAAACTAAAACTCGACATCAGCCAAAAACGCGGAATCGTGACCGCTGTGGCGTATGTCCGTGGCATACCGCGCTACCCATCCCAGCTATTCGAAGCGGCTTCCTGCGTCCTTATTTTCCTCATCCTGTATCTCATCTGGAATAAATACAGGCAGAACACCCCCCAAGGCTTGCTCTTCGGAATTTTCTTGGTCAGCGTGTTCGGGTTGCGCTTTTTGTACGAGTTTTTCAAAGAAAACCAAGTGAGCTTCGAGGACCAGATGACCTATAATATGGGGCAATTACTCAGTGTTCCCCTGCTTGCCATCGGATTTATCATGATCTTTTATTCCTTGACAAAAAAGCGTAATATTGAATAG
- a CDS encoding nucleotide pyrophosphohydrolase, with amino-acid sequence MTIEEAQGLVDEWIKTHGVRYFSELTNMAILTEEVGELARLMARKYGDQSFKKGEKDNLGDEMADVLWVLLCLANQTGVDLTEALKKNLDKKTDRDKDRHWNNPKLS; translated from the coding sequence ATTACAATCGAAGAGGCGCAGGGCTTGGTCGACGAATGGATCAAAACCCATGGCGTACGCTATTTCAGCGAACTGACAAACATGGCCATCCTCACCGAGGAAGTAGGGGAGCTTGCCCGGCTTATGGCTCGAAAGTACGGCGACCAATCGTTTAAGAAAGGCGAAAAAGATAACCTAGGTGACGAGATGGCCGACGTACTTTGGGTATTGCTCTGCTTGGCAAACCAAACTGGGGTGGACCTCACGGAAGCCTTGAAAAAAAATCTGGACAAAAAGACAGATAGGGATAAGGATAGGCATTGGAACAATCCTAAACTAAGTTGA
- the dtd gene encoding D-aminoacyl-tRNA deacylase, with amino-acid sequence MIAVLQRVSEASVTIDSAVKGAIGKGLLVLLGVEDADTKEDVQWLAKKIAGMRIFGDEEGKMNLSLCDVKGEMLVVSQFTLHASTKKGNRPSFIKAARPDVAIPLYERFVEVCEGLIGKPVATGEFGADMKVALVNDGPVTIIVDTKDKK; translated from the coding sequence ATGATTGCGGTGTTGCAACGGGTTTCGGAAGCGTCCGTAACCATAGACTCGGCCGTTAAAGGCGCTATCGGAAAAGGTTTGTTGGTGTTGCTGGGCGTGGAAGACGCCGACACGAAAGAAGACGTACAATGGCTCGCCAAGAAAATCGCCGGCATGAGAATATTCGGGGACGAAGAGGGGAAGATGAATCTGAGCCTGTGCGACGTAAAAGGCGAAATGCTGGTGGTTAGCCAATTTACGCTCCATGCTTCCACAAAAAAGGGGAACCGTCCTTCGTTTATCAAAGCGGCCCGTCCCGATGTGGCTATTCCGCTGTATGAACGCTTTGTGGAAGTCTGCGAAGGTTTGATAGGAAAGCCGGTCGCTACGGGAGAATTTGGTGCCGATATGAAAGTTGCGTTGGTCAACGACGGTCCGGTTACGATTATCGTTGATACAAAAGACAAAAAATAG
- a CDS encoding HAMP domain-containing sensor histidine kinase: MKKIYCIVLVFFVLTNSLWAENERRKSPPKASRNLKAIKHKAYVDSLLDVSYAYRNTTPLETQRLSELALLKSKKCGFTFREGRSYYQIGLARWNLGDFEGAKNNMVRALALVKNTSTASFVAKVNRSLGGVYSDLCLMGESLGALLEAREYYVEAGDVKNELLVGMDIALVYKRFGVHKYALRNLRECSEFFSQKAPESPEYGIIAMRTGEVLADTTYASFDFLKALACFNKAKEVLEPRGQYVWLGRCFLLWGELSLNHNIPDTAQAKHLLGEASRIYGMVENRRALAKLAYLKGRYSLQVGKNDQASKHFRESFRLYSQVEGLISDCEPLDVMADFFKANGDESLGFMLKRKYVKHASLRMKKKNYANVGGFLSGYEMSKQREETERLRQANMDSELRLQQAETVSERQSIILLFVSVFLLINMIFAYAMWRYNRLHRMLIGKLRGFNDHVKRQRKKLKEQALSLEEANRYVEEMNRRLERKVKRRTEQLNRTHGEMNELLYRASHDFRQPITTILGLCGLANMSSGISSEARELFGNVDLTIRKMDDMLGKLQAVGELYFERPHRQWMSVSDVLGSVCGEFTKEAERFDVRLETEVGDLPDLYTFPMAFELIFKHLIHNAIVFRSQDDAFVKVIVSKKGEALSLVVEDNGEGIDEEHISKVFDIYFRANRKSKGNGLGLFVVSRAVEKLRGKVVITSEPSKGTRFEILMPYPEEESKPRGKKKKETVLPQKA; the protein is encoded by the coding sequence TTGAAAAAAATCTACTGTATTGTTTTGGTGTTTTTTGTGCTGACGAATTCTTTATGGGCAGAGAATGAGAGAAGGAAAAGTCCGCCAAAAGCATCAAGAAACCTGAAAGCCATAAAACATAAAGCCTATGTCGACAGCCTTTTGGATGTCTCGTACGCTTACCGGAACACTACGCCCTTGGAAACGCAGAGGCTGTCGGAGTTGGCCTTGCTGAAATCGAAGAAGTGTGGTTTTACGTTTCGTGAAGGCAGGTCTTATTATCAGATAGGATTGGCGAGGTGGAATCTTGGCGATTTTGAGGGAGCGAAGAATAATATGGTTCGGGCTTTGGCGCTGGTCAAAAACACAAGTACGGCGTCGTTTGTGGCCAAAGTTAACCGTTCGTTAGGTGGTGTTTACTCCGATTTGTGCTTAATGGGAGAGTCGTTGGGCGCATTGCTCGAAGCCCGCGAGTATTATGTAGAGGCCGGTGATGTGAAGAACGAATTGTTGGTGGGGATGGATATCGCGTTAGTGTACAAACGCTTCGGTGTACATAAGTATGCGTTGAGGAATTTGCGGGAGTGTTCTGAATTTTTTAGCCAAAAAGCTCCCGAGTCGCCGGAGTACGGGATTATAGCCATGCGTACCGGAGAGGTGTTGGCTGATACCACATACGCTTCATTTGATTTTCTAAAGGCTTTGGCGTGCTTCAACAAAGCGAAAGAAGTTTTAGAGCCAAGAGGTCAGTATGTGTGGTTGGGGCGCTGTTTCCTTTTGTGGGGAGAGTTGTCGTTAAATCATAATATTCCCGATACGGCGCAGGCGAAGCATCTCTTGGGCGAGGCGTCACGAATCTACGGCATGGTGGAAAACCGCCGGGCTTTGGCGAAACTGGCATACCTAAAAGGGCGCTATAGCCTTCAGGTAGGAAAGAATGATCAGGCGAGTAAGCATTTCCGAGAATCGTTTCGCTTGTATAGTCAAGTGGAGGGGCTTATCAGTGATTGCGAGCCTTTGGATGTTATGGCCGATTTTTTCAAAGCTAACGGGGATGAGTCTTTGGGGTTTATGCTTAAGCGCAAGTACGTAAAGCATGCTTCTTTGAGAATGAAGAAGAAGAATTACGCTAATGTGGGCGGTTTTTTATCCGGCTACGAGATGAGTAAGCAACGGGAAGAAACCGAACGCTTGCGACAGGCGAATATGGATAGCGAATTGCGGCTTCAGCAGGCCGAAACCGTATCGGAAAGGCAATCGATTATTTTGTTGTTCGTTTCGGTTTTTCTATTGATCAATATGATTTTCGCTTACGCGATGTGGCGTTATAACAGGCTCCACCGAATGTTGATAGGCAAACTCAGAGGGTTTAACGACCATGTAAAACGTCAGCGTAAAAAGCTTAAGGAACAAGCGTTGAGTTTGGAAGAGGCCAATCGTTATGTGGAGGAAATGAACCGGAGACTGGAACGGAAAGTAAAAAGACGGACAGAGCAGCTTAATCGTACGCATGGAGAAATGAACGAGCTGCTTTACCGGGCTTCGCACGATTTCAGGCAACCGATCACTACCATTTTAGGGCTTTGTGGCCTAGCGAATATGTCGTCGGGAATTTCCTCTGAAGCCCGTGAGCTCTTCGGAAATGTGGATCTTACTATCCGGAAAATGGACGATATGCTGGGTAAGCTACAGGCCGTGGGAGAGCTTTATTTTGAGCGCCCGCATAGGCAGTGGATGTCGGTTAGCGATGTGTTGGGTTCGGTTTGTGGGGAATTTACGAAAGAGGCTGAGCGTTTCGATGTCAGATTGGAGACTGAAGTAGGGGATCTACCGGATCTTTATACATTCCCAATGGCGTTTGAGTTGATATTCAAGCATTTGATTCATAATGCGATTGTGTTTAGAAGTCAGGACGACGCTTTTGTAAAGGTTATCGTAAGTAAGAAAGGAGAGGCGCTAAGCCTAGTTGTGGAGGATAACGGAGAGGGAATCGACGAGGAGCATATTTCGAAAGTCTTTGACATCTATTTTAGGGCAAATAGGAAGTCGAAAGGAAATGGTCTTGGACTGTTTGTGGTTAGTCGGGCGGTGGAAAAGCTGAGGGGGAAAGTGGTGATCACAAGCGAGCC